The Bombus pascuorum chromosome 11, iyBomPasc1.1, whole genome shotgun sequence genome has a window encoding:
- the LOC132912036 gene encoding succinate--CoA ligase [ADP-forming] subunit beta, mitochondrial-like, with amino-acid sequence MATMLSRTISIVENFARFNGSKILGCKTNLVKQSVRNLNVHEHISYSLLNEAGVPTPKFGVAKTADEAAKLAADLKTKDIVLKAQVLAGGRGKGHFKGTSISGVKMCETPEEAKKLASQMLGKLLITKQTGEAGRICNAVMVTQRMFPRKEYYLAVMMERAFGGPVIIASSQGGVNIEEVAATNPSAIMYEPIDIHKGITKEQADRIAVKLGLQNVKDYISNIIMNLYKMFLKKDALLLEVNPLAEDVNGEYFALDCKCRFDDNAEFRQKELFSLRDWSQEDTKEVEAAKYDLNYIALDGNIGCMVNGAGLAMATMDIIKLHGGEPANFLDVGGGASTSAVKEAFKIITSDSRVHALLVNIFGGIMRCDVIAEGIIAATKELSLKIPVVVRLQGTNVDEAKALIANAGLKIVPIDDLDEAARVAVKLSTIVKLAQSENLSVNFEIPSIS; translated from the exons aTACTGGGGTGCAAAACCAACTTAGTAAAGCAATCAGTCAGGAATTTGAATGTTCATGAACACATCAGTTACAGTTTATTAAATGAAGCTGGAGTTCCAACTCCTAAATTTGGAGTTGCTAAAACTGCAGATGAAGCTGCCAAACTTGCTGCTGATTTGAAGACCAAAGATATTGTTTTGAAGGCACAAGTCTTAGCTGGTGGCAGAGGAAAGGGACATTTTAAAGGAACTAGCATTAGTGGTGTAAAGATGTGTGAAAC accagaagaagcaaaaaaatTAGCCAGTCAAATGTTAGGTAAATTGTTAATTACCAAACAGACAGGAGAAGCAGGTAGGATATGCAATGCAGTGATGGTTACACAACGAATGTTTCCTCGTAAAGAATACTATCTTGCAGTTATGATGGAAAGAGCCTTTGGT gGTCCAGTCATAATAGCTTCAAGTCAAGGTGGTGTAAATATTGAGGAAGTTGCTGCAACAAATCCTAGTGCTATCATGTATGAACCCATTGATATACATAAGGGTATTACGAAAGAGCAAGCAGATCGAATTGCTGTTAAACTTGGACTTCAGAATGTTAAAGATTATATTTCTAACATCATCATGAATCTGTATAAGATGTTTCTTAAGAAAGATGCTCTTTTATTAGAAGTGAATCCTTTAGCAGAAGATGTTAATGGAGAAT ATTTTGCTTTGGATTGCAAGTGCAGATTTGACGATAATGCTGAATTTAGGCAAAAGGAACTATTTTCCTTAAGAGATTGGAGTCAGGAAGATACTAAAGAAGTTGAAGCTGCTAAATAtgatttaaattacattgcACTTGATGGTAACATTGGTTGTATGGTAAATGGAGCTGGTTTAGCTATGGCTACTATGGACATCATAAAATTGCATGGAGGTGAACCAGCTAATTTCTTAGATGTAGGCGGTGGTGCGTCTACATCCGCCGTAAAAGAagcatttaaaataattacatcaGATTCACGA GTCCACGCTCTTTTGGTTAACATATTTGGTGGAATAATGAGATGCGATGTTATCGCAGAAGGAATTATCGCCGCAACTAAAGAACTTAGCTTAAAAATTCCTGTTGTTGTTCGATTACAG GGTACAAATGTAGATGAAGCAAAAGCTCTTATTGCAAATGCaggtttaaaaattgtaccaATAGATGATCTTGATGAAGCTGCCCGAGTTGCGGTTAAATTATCAACGATTGTTAAATTAGCACAATCTGAAAATCTTAgcgttaattttgaaataccttcgatttcataa
- the LOC132912039 gene encoding PCNA-associated factor-like, producing MVRTKADRVPTKAVGSKAPHKTTKSTPIKKSSSSNKGKSYSGGNPYHPRETPEWQKPITCFLNQGSVNQSKDLSKDQEAAGECPSQIVENESD from the exons atggtgAGAACAAAGGCGGATCGCGTCCCTACAAaag cTGTTGGTAGCAAAGCACCACATAAAACTACGAAAAGTACACCAATTAAGAAATCAAGTAGCAGTAACAAag GAAAAAGTTATTCAGGTGGTAATCCGTATCATCCAAGGGAAACTCCAGAATGGCAGAAGCCTATTACATGTTTTCTCAACCAAGGTTCTGTGAATCAATCTAAAGATTTGTCAAAAGATCAG gaAGCTGCTGGTGAATGTCCTAGCCAAATAGTAGAAAATGAGTCGGACTAA
- the LOC132912102 gene encoding cullin-associated NEDD8-dissociated protein 1 isoform X1, whose protein sequence is MASVSYQIANLLEKMTSTDKDFRFMATNDLMSELQKDNIKLDDDSERKVVKMLLKLLEDKNGEVQNLAVKCLGPLVNKVKEYQVETIVDALCINMVSDKEQLRDISSIGLKTVISELPLGSSALVANVCKRITGRLSSAIEKQEDVSVQLEALDIMADLLSRFGALLITFHSTILAALLPQLSSPRQAVRKRTIIALSHLLTSSNNYLYNKLVDHLLEGLYTQTAKNVIRTYIQCIASICRQAGHRFGEQIEKVMPLIVQYSNEDDDELREYCLQAFESFVYRCPKEITSHINKIIEICLVYITYDPNYNYDDDMNEMSDAEDIMMEVEEDGEEDAEDEYSDDDDMSWKVRRAAAKCLEAVVSSRRELLPELYKVVSPALISRFKEREENVKSDIFHAYIALLRQTRPATGVALDPDAMEDDDGPIALLQQQVPLIVKAVHRQMKEKSIKTRQDCFSLLKELVLVLPGALSNHIPALIPGIQYSLGDKNSSSNMKIDTLAFVHTLLITHQPEVFHAHMAVLAPPIILAVGDPFYKITAEALLVLQQLVQVIRPHDKTCYFDFTSLSGEIYRCTLMRLRTADIDQEVKERAIACMGQILAHFGDTLSDELHVCLPIFLDRLRNEITRLTTVKALTCIAASPLRVDLNQIMEEAIPILGSFLRKNQRALKLCSLPLLDTLVRNYSSTLHADLLDKVTTELPALLNETDLHIAQLTLNLLTTIAKLHPVALTRVSDNILPEILVLVKSPLLQGVALNSMLEFFQALVQADIPGLGYRELLSMLLAPVSQSVLHKQAYHSLAKCAAALTITWHQEAQAVVEQFLKDVQNPQSDAQHIFALLVIGEIGRHVDLSEISSLKHIILNSFSSHSEEVKSAASYTLGNIAVGNLPKYLPFILKEIEAQPKRQYLLLHSLKEIITCQSASPSGVSHLQNFVPSIWMLLYRHCECTEEGTRNVVAECLGKLTLIDPATLLPRLQESLKSTSALLRTTTVTAVKFTISDQPQQIDAMLKQRMDSFLVALEDPDLNVRRVALVAFNSAAHNKPMLIRDLLDSVLPHLYAETKIKKELIREVEMGPFKHTVDDGLDLRKAAFECMYTLLDSCLDRLDVFEFLNHVENGLRDHYDIKMLTYLMTARLAQLCPTAVLQRLERLVEPLKSTCTLKVKANSVKQEYEKQDELKRSALRAVAALLTIPDADKNPSLSEFVTQIKSTPDLQPLFEIIQKDCTGSNMNETNVMDQS, encoded by the exons ATGGCTAGTGTTTCTTATCAAATTGCAAACCTGCTAGAAAAG ATGACATCCACCGATAAGGACTTCAGATTTATGGCAACCAATGATTTAATGAGCGAACTCCAAAAAGACAATATTAAACTGGATGATGATTCAGAACGTAAAGTTGTGAAAATGCTTCTAAAACTGTTAGAGGATAAAAATGGAGAAGTACAAAATCTTGCTGTAAAATG TTTGGGCCCACTAGTCAATAAGGTAAAGGAGTACCAGGTGGAAACTATTGTAGATGCCTTATGCATTAACATGGTATCAGATAAAGAACAATTAAGGGATATTTCCAGTATTGGATTGAAGACTGTAATATCTGAGCTTCCTTTGGGATCCAGTGCACTTGTTGCAAATGTTTGTAAACGAATAACCGGCCGACTAAGTAGTGCtatagaaaaa CAGGAGGATGTATCCGTACAACTCGAAGCACTCGATATTATGGCCGATTTACTGTCTCGATTTGGTGCTTTGCTAATTACGTTCCATTCCACTATTTTGGCCGCATTGTTGCCGCAACTTTCTTCTCCTCGTCAAGCAGTTAGAAAGCGTACTATAATAGCTTTGAGTCATCTCTTAACTTCAAGCAAcaattatttgtacaataaacTTGTAGATCATCTACTTGAAGGACTTTATACTCAAACAGCAAAAAATGTAATACGTACTTATATACAATGCATTGCTTCCATTTG TCGTCAAGCAGGGCACAGATTTGGAGAGCAAATAGAAAAAGTTATGCCATTAATTGTACAGTATAGTAATGAGGATGATGATGAGTTGAGAGAGTATTGTTTGCAAGCATTTGAATCTTTTGTATACAGATGCCCTAAAGAAATTACTTCACATATAAATAAA ATTATAGAAATCTGTTTGGTTTACATTACATATGATCCAAATTACAATTACGATGATGATATGAACGAAATGTCCGATGCAGAAGATATTATGATGGAAGTAGAAGAAGATGGAGAAGAGGACGCAGAAGACGAATATTCAGATGATGATGACATGAGTTGGAAAGTTCGTAGGGCAGCTGCAAAGTGCCTGGAAGCTGTTGTGTCTAGTAGACGGGAGCTTCTTCCCGAACTTTATAAAGTTGTTTCTCCGGCTTTGATTTCAAGATTTAAAG aaagGGAGGAAAATGTAAAGTCTGATATTTTCCATGCATACATTGCACTTCTAAGACAAACAAGACCAGCTACTGGTGTGGCTCTTGATCCAGATGCAATGGAAGATGATGATGGACCTATTGCATTGCTACAGCAACAAGTTCCGTTAATCGTGAAAGCTGTCCATCgtcaaatgaaagaaaaaagtattaaaacgCGACAAGATTGTTTCTCACTGCTGAAAGAATTAGTGCTCGTATTGCCCGGTGCTTTAAGTAATCATATACCTGCATTGATACCTGGTATACAATATTCTTTGGGAGACAAAAATTCTTCGTCCAATATGAAGATTGATACATTGGCATTTGTACATACGTTATTGATAACACATCAACCGGAAGTATTTCACGCTCATATGGCAGTTTTAGCGCCACCGATTATATTAGCTGTCGGAGAtccgttttataaaattacagcAGAAGCATTGCTGGTATTACAACAACTTGTGCAAGTAATCAGGCCACATG atAAAACATGTTACTTTGATTTTACATCATTATCTGGGGAAATATATCGTTGCACTTTAATGAGATTGCGAACAGCAGATATTGATCAAGAAGTAAAGGAAAGAGCAATCGCATGCATGGGTCAAATTCTCGCACATTTTGGAGACACTTTGTCTGACGAATTGCATGTATGCCTTCCTATATTCCTGGATAGACTACGTAATGAGATCACTCGGCTTACGACGGTGAAAGCTTTGACATGTATAGCAGCGTCTCCTCTAAGAGTAGATCTTAATCAAATTATG gaAGAAGCAATTCCAATTCTTGGATCTTTTCTGAGAAAAAATCAACGGGCTTTAAAATTATGTTCTCTTCCACTTCTGGATACCTTGGTTCGAAACTATAGCTCTACTCTTCACGCTGATTTATTGGATAAG GTTACTACAGAATTACCAGCATTATTAAACGAGACCGATTTACATATTGCGCAATTAACCCTTAATCTTCTCACCACCATAGCGAAGTTACATCCAGTTGCTCTTACAAGGGTTTCTGATAACATCCTTCCTGAAATATTAGTTCTGGTGAAGTCTCCACTTCTACAAg GTGTGGCTTTGAATTCGATGTTGGAATTTTTCCAAGCATTAGTACAAGCAGATATACCAGGTCTTGGTTACAGAGAATTGCTCTCAATGTTGTTAGCCCCTGTTAGTCAATCCGTACTTCACAAACAAGCTTATCATTCCCTTGCAAAATGTGCAGCTGCATTAACAATCACATGGCATCAAGAAGCTCAAGCGGTGGTCGAGCAATTTCTAAAAGACGTTCAAAATCCTCAAAGTGATGCACAgcatatttttgcattattgGTTATTGGTGAAATAGGTAGACATgt gGATTTGAGTGAAATCAGTTCTCTGaaacatataattttgaattcaTTTTCTTCCCATTCAGAAGAAGTAAAATCAGCAGCTAGTTATACATTGGGTAACATAGCTGTTGGTAATCTTCCAAAATACTTGCCATtcattttgaaagaaatcgaGGCACAACCAAAGCGTCAATATCTTCTTTTACATTCGTTGAAAGAG ATAATTACATGTCAATCTGCTAGTCCATCTGGGGTATCtcatttgcaaaatttcgTGCCTTCGATTTGGATGCTTTTGTACAGGCATTGTGAATGCACAGAAGAAGGTACCCGTAACGTTGTAGCAGAGTGCTTAGGAAAACTTACATTGATCGATCCCGCTACTTTACTGCCAAGATTACAAGAGTCATTAAAATCAACATCTGCTCTTTTGAGAACTACTACAGTTACCGCTGTTAAATTTACTATTTCTGACCAG CCACAACAAATCGATGCCATGTTAAAACAACGTATGGATAGTTTCTTGGTTGCTTTGGAAGATCCTGATTTGAATGTCAGAAGGGTAGCTCTAGTTGCATTTAATTCAGCAGCACATAATAAACCAATGCTCATAAGAGATTTATTAGATTCCGTGTTACCACACCTTTATGCTGAAACTAAGATAAAG aaAGAACTAATAAGAGAGGTGGAAATGGGTCCCTTCAAACATACAGTAGATGATGGCTTAGATCTCAGAAAGGCAGCATTCGAGTGCATGTATACATTACTCGACTCTTGTTTGGATCGTCTCGatgttttcgaatttttaaatcacGTTGAGAATGGTCTCAGAGATCATTATGACATTAAGATGTTAACTTATCTAATGACTGCGAGACTTGCTCAATTATGTCCTACAGCAGTTTTGCAGA GGTTAGAACGATTAGTTGAACCATTAAAAAGCACTTGTACACTGAAGGTAAAGGCAAATTCGGTCAAACAGGAATATGAAAAACAAGATGAACTTAAACGTTCGGCATTAAGAGCTGTGGCAGCATTGTTAACTATTCCAGATGCTG ACAAAAATCCATCGTTGAGCGAGTTTGTAACGCAGATCAAATCAACGCCCGATTTACAACCACTTTTCGAGATAATCCAAAAAGATTGTACTGGTAGTAATATGAATGAAACCAATGTGATGGATCAGAGCTAA
- the LOC132912102 gene encoding cullin-associated NEDD8-dissociated protein 1 isoform X2 produces MVSDKEQLRDISSIGLKTVISELPLGSSALVANVCKRITGRLSSAIEKQEDVSVQLEALDIMADLLSRFGALLITFHSTILAALLPQLSSPRQAVRKRTIIALSHLLTSSNNYLYNKLVDHLLEGLYTQTAKNVIRTYIQCIASICRQAGHRFGEQIEKVMPLIVQYSNEDDDELREYCLQAFESFVYRCPKEITSHINKIIEICLVYITYDPNYNYDDDMNEMSDAEDIMMEVEEDGEEDAEDEYSDDDDMSWKVRRAAAKCLEAVVSSRRELLPELYKVVSPALISRFKEREENVKSDIFHAYIALLRQTRPATGVALDPDAMEDDDGPIALLQQQVPLIVKAVHRQMKEKSIKTRQDCFSLLKELVLVLPGALSNHIPALIPGIQYSLGDKNSSSNMKIDTLAFVHTLLITHQPEVFHAHMAVLAPPIILAVGDPFYKITAEALLVLQQLVQVIRPHDKTCYFDFTSLSGEIYRCTLMRLRTADIDQEVKERAIACMGQILAHFGDTLSDELHVCLPIFLDRLRNEITRLTTVKALTCIAASPLRVDLNQIMEEAIPILGSFLRKNQRALKLCSLPLLDTLVRNYSSTLHADLLDKVTTELPALLNETDLHIAQLTLNLLTTIAKLHPVALTRVSDNILPEILVLVKSPLLQGVALNSMLEFFQALVQADIPGLGYRELLSMLLAPVSQSVLHKQAYHSLAKCAAALTITWHQEAQAVVEQFLKDVQNPQSDAQHIFALLVIGEIGRHVDLSEISSLKHIILNSFSSHSEEVKSAASYTLGNIAVGNLPKYLPFILKEIEAQPKRQYLLLHSLKEIITCQSASPSGVSHLQNFVPSIWMLLYRHCECTEEGTRNVVAECLGKLTLIDPATLLPRLQESLKSTSALLRTTTVTAVKFTISDQPQQIDAMLKQRMDSFLVALEDPDLNVRRVALVAFNSAAHNKPMLIRDLLDSVLPHLYAETKIKKELIREVEMGPFKHTVDDGLDLRKAAFECMYTLLDSCLDRLDVFEFLNHVENGLRDHYDIKMLTYLMTARLAQLCPTAVLQRLERLVEPLKSTCTLKVKANSVKQEYEKQDELKRSALRAVAALLTIPDADKNPSLSEFVTQIKSTPDLQPLFEIIQKDCTGSNMNETNVMDQS; encoded by the exons ATGGTATCAGATAAAGAACAATTAAGGGATATTTCCAGTATTGGATTGAAGACTGTAATATCTGAGCTTCCTTTGGGATCCAGTGCACTTGTTGCAAATGTTTGTAAACGAATAACCGGCCGACTAAGTAGTGCtatagaaaaa CAGGAGGATGTATCCGTACAACTCGAAGCACTCGATATTATGGCCGATTTACTGTCTCGATTTGGTGCTTTGCTAATTACGTTCCATTCCACTATTTTGGCCGCATTGTTGCCGCAACTTTCTTCTCCTCGTCAAGCAGTTAGAAAGCGTACTATAATAGCTTTGAGTCATCTCTTAACTTCAAGCAAcaattatttgtacaataaacTTGTAGATCATCTACTTGAAGGACTTTATACTCAAACAGCAAAAAATGTAATACGTACTTATATACAATGCATTGCTTCCATTTG TCGTCAAGCAGGGCACAGATTTGGAGAGCAAATAGAAAAAGTTATGCCATTAATTGTACAGTATAGTAATGAGGATGATGATGAGTTGAGAGAGTATTGTTTGCAAGCATTTGAATCTTTTGTATACAGATGCCCTAAAGAAATTACTTCACATATAAATAAA ATTATAGAAATCTGTTTGGTTTACATTACATATGATCCAAATTACAATTACGATGATGATATGAACGAAATGTCCGATGCAGAAGATATTATGATGGAAGTAGAAGAAGATGGAGAAGAGGACGCAGAAGACGAATATTCAGATGATGATGACATGAGTTGGAAAGTTCGTAGGGCAGCTGCAAAGTGCCTGGAAGCTGTTGTGTCTAGTAGACGGGAGCTTCTTCCCGAACTTTATAAAGTTGTTTCTCCGGCTTTGATTTCAAGATTTAAAG aaagGGAGGAAAATGTAAAGTCTGATATTTTCCATGCATACATTGCACTTCTAAGACAAACAAGACCAGCTACTGGTGTGGCTCTTGATCCAGATGCAATGGAAGATGATGATGGACCTATTGCATTGCTACAGCAACAAGTTCCGTTAATCGTGAAAGCTGTCCATCgtcaaatgaaagaaaaaagtattaaaacgCGACAAGATTGTTTCTCACTGCTGAAAGAATTAGTGCTCGTATTGCCCGGTGCTTTAAGTAATCATATACCTGCATTGATACCTGGTATACAATATTCTTTGGGAGACAAAAATTCTTCGTCCAATATGAAGATTGATACATTGGCATTTGTACATACGTTATTGATAACACATCAACCGGAAGTATTTCACGCTCATATGGCAGTTTTAGCGCCACCGATTATATTAGCTGTCGGAGAtccgttttataaaattacagcAGAAGCATTGCTGGTATTACAACAACTTGTGCAAGTAATCAGGCCACATG atAAAACATGTTACTTTGATTTTACATCATTATCTGGGGAAATATATCGTTGCACTTTAATGAGATTGCGAACAGCAGATATTGATCAAGAAGTAAAGGAAAGAGCAATCGCATGCATGGGTCAAATTCTCGCACATTTTGGAGACACTTTGTCTGACGAATTGCATGTATGCCTTCCTATATTCCTGGATAGACTACGTAATGAGATCACTCGGCTTACGACGGTGAAAGCTTTGACATGTATAGCAGCGTCTCCTCTAAGAGTAGATCTTAATCAAATTATG gaAGAAGCAATTCCAATTCTTGGATCTTTTCTGAGAAAAAATCAACGGGCTTTAAAATTATGTTCTCTTCCACTTCTGGATACCTTGGTTCGAAACTATAGCTCTACTCTTCACGCTGATTTATTGGATAAG GTTACTACAGAATTACCAGCATTATTAAACGAGACCGATTTACATATTGCGCAATTAACCCTTAATCTTCTCACCACCATAGCGAAGTTACATCCAGTTGCTCTTACAAGGGTTTCTGATAACATCCTTCCTGAAATATTAGTTCTGGTGAAGTCTCCACTTCTACAAg GTGTGGCTTTGAATTCGATGTTGGAATTTTTCCAAGCATTAGTACAAGCAGATATACCAGGTCTTGGTTACAGAGAATTGCTCTCAATGTTGTTAGCCCCTGTTAGTCAATCCGTACTTCACAAACAAGCTTATCATTCCCTTGCAAAATGTGCAGCTGCATTAACAATCACATGGCATCAAGAAGCTCAAGCGGTGGTCGAGCAATTTCTAAAAGACGTTCAAAATCCTCAAAGTGATGCACAgcatatttttgcattattgGTTATTGGTGAAATAGGTAGACATgt gGATTTGAGTGAAATCAGTTCTCTGaaacatataattttgaattcaTTTTCTTCCCATTCAGAAGAAGTAAAATCAGCAGCTAGTTATACATTGGGTAACATAGCTGTTGGTAATCTTCCAAAATACTTGCCATtcattttgaaagaaatcgaGGCACAACCAAAGCGTCAATATCTTCTTTTACATTCGTTGAAAGAG ATAATTACATGTCAATCTGCTAGTCCATCTGGGGTATCtcatttgcaaaatttcgTGCCTTCGATTTGGATGCTTTTGTACAGGCATTGTGAATGCACAGAAGAAGGTACCCGTAACGTTGTAGCAGAGTGCTTAGGAAAACTTACATTGATCGATCCCGCTACTTTACTGCCAAGATTACAAGAGTCATTAAAATCAACATCTGCTCTTTTGAGAACTACTACAGTTACCGCTGTTAAATTTACTATTTCTGACCAG CCACAACAAATCGATGCCATGTTAAAACAACGTATGGATAGTTTCTTGGTTGCTTTGGAAGATCCTGATTTGAATGTCAGAAGGGTAGCTCTAGTTGCATTTAATTCAGCAGCACATAATAAACCAATGCTCATAAGAGATTTATTAGATTCCGTGTTACCACACCTTTATGCTGAAACTAAGATAAAG aaAGAACTAATAAGAGAGGTGGAAATGGGTCCCTTCAAACATACAGTAGATGATGGCTTAGATCTCAGAAAGGCAGCATTCGAGTGCATGTATACATTACTCGACTCTTGTTTGGATCGTCTCGatgttttcgaatttttaaatcacGTTGAGAATGGTCTCAGAGATCATTATGACATTAAGATGTTAACTTATCTAATGACTGCGAGACTTGCTCAATTATGTCCTACAGCAGTTTTGCAGA GGTTAGAACGATTAGTTGAACCATTAAAAAGCACTTGTACACTGAAGGTAAAGGCAAATTCGGTCAAACAGGAATATGAAAAACAAGATGAACTTAAACGTTCGGCATTAAGAGCTGTGGCAGCATTGTTAACTATTCCAGATGCTG ACAAAAATCCATCGTTGAGCGAGTTTGTAACGCAGATCAAATCAACGCCCGATTTACAACCACTTTTCGAGATAATCCAAAAAGATTGTACTGGTAGTAATATGAATGAAACCAATGTGATGGATCAGAGCTAA
- the LOC132912180 gene encoding transmembrane protein 205 yields MCVRTLVGTESSEPVVVYNNQNKLQKAKEKYMKLHDDLVTKELEMLKQRKTQTVFIPELADDILRASTINYSSLLKALSNYYEALQHTKIFKILFYTTQPAHVIMIAAVLCVTSALVPTTDRIHVSHPQSRITAFIYLASFVMHLGAQIWMTFVSGLTLYFALPRHTFGEVQRILFPRYFTINACLSLTTLLIFVKHHPIHTWNTEIAIQVGGMSSAFFLELLIRLYLTPPLLRLIVQKNTLERAAGVGNEIGVHNPGPLKHCPHYLKIHQAFRRVHVYIAMGNMLTMGCTVLHLHYIASKLCFI; encoded by the exons atgTGTGTACGTACGTTGGTCGGTACCGAAAGTAGCGAGCCGGTAGTGGTATACAATAATCAGAACAAGCTGCAAAAAGCAAAAGAGAAGTACATGAAGCTACATGATGATCTGGTCACCAAGGAATTGGAGATGCTCAAACAGCGGAAAACTCAGACAGTCTTCATACCAGAACTTGCTGATGACATCTTGAGGGCAAGCACCATAAACTATAGCTCACTTTTGAAAGCGTTGTCCAATTACTATGAAGCTCTACAACATACTAAgattttcaa AATTCTATTTTACACGACGCAACCGGCTCATGTAATTATGATCGCAGCAGTCCTATGCGTGACATCGGCTCTTGTACCAACTACTGACAGAATACACGTTAGTCATCCTCAATCGAGAATAACAGCCTTTATTTACCTAGCTTCATTCGTGATGCATCTTGGTGCGCAAATTTGGATGACTTTTGTATCAG GTCTTACCTTGTACTTCGCATTGCCAAGACACACGTTTGGGGAGGTGCAACGTATCCTGTTTCCAAGATACTTCACCATTAATGCATGCCTGAGTCTCACTACACTTCTTATTTTCGTCAAACATCATCCTATACACACATGGAACACTGAAATTGCCATTCAG gtAGGTGGTATGTCCAGTGCCTTTTTTCTAGAGTTACTGATACGACTCTACTTGACTCCGCCTCTTCTACGGCTAATAGTACAGAAGAATACTCTAGAACGTGCTGCTGGTGTTGGGAACGAGATTGGTGTTCACAATCCTGGTCCTCTAAAACATTGCCCCCACTATTTAAAGATTCATCAAGCCTTTAGACGCGTCCATGTTTATATAGCAATGGGAAACATGTTGACTATGGGATGTACGGTGTTACATCTCCATTATATAGCTAGTAAATTatgctttatttaa
- the LOC132912178 gene encoding DDB1- and CUL4-associated factor 7, translating to MALHSVPPKRKEIYKYEAPWPLYSINWSVRPDKRFRLALGSFVEEYNNKVQIVSLDEETSEFSAKSTFDHPYPTTKIMWIPDSKGLFPDLLATSGDYLRVWRAAEPETRLECVLNNNKNSDFCAPLTSFDWNEVDPNLIGTSSIDTTCTIWGLETGQVLGRVNMVTGHVKTQLIAHDKEVYDIAFSRAGGGRDMFASVGADGSVRMFDLRHLEHSTIIYEDPQHTPLLRLAWNKQDPNYLATVAMDACEVIILDVRVPCTPVARLNNHRASVNGIAWAPHSSCHICTAGDDHQALIWDIQQMPRAIEDPILAYTAAEGEVNQIQWGATQPDWIAICYNKAAEILRV from the exons ATGGCGTTACATAGCGTACCgccaaaaagaaaagaaatttataaatatgagGCACCATGGCCTTTGTACAGTATTAATTGGTCAGTAAGACCTGATAAGCGATTTCGTTTGGCTCTTGGTAGTTTTGTGGAAGAATATAACAATAAAGTACAAATAGTTTCATTGGATGAAGAGACTTCTGAATTTAGTGCCAAAAGTACATTTGATCATCCTTATCCAACTACAAAAATTATGTGGATACCAGATAGTAAag GTTTGTTTCCAGATCTTTTAGCTACATCTGGAGACTATCTAAGAGTTTGGAGAGCAGCTGAACCAGAAACTCGTTTAGAAtgtgttttaaataataataaaaattcagattTTTGTGCTCCTCTTACATCTTTTGACTGGAATGAAGTAGATCCAAATTTAATTGGTACTTCTAGTATAGACACAACATGTACTATTTGGGGATTGGAAACTGGTCAAGTTTTGGGTAGAGTTAATATGGTCACTGGTCACGTTAAGACACAGTTAATTGCTCATGATAAAGAAGTATATGACATAGCATTTAGTCGCGCTGGTGGTGGTCGTGACATGTTTGCATCTGTTGGTGCGGATGGTTCTGTGAGAATGTTTGATTTACGACATTTGGAACATTCAACGATAATATATGAAGACCCGCAACATACACCACTTTTGAGACTTGCATGGAATAAGCAGGACCCTAATTATCTCGCAACGGTTGCAATGGACGCGTGTGAAGTAATTATTTTAGACGTCCGCGTGCCATGTACACCAGTTGCGAGACTTAATAATCACAG aGCAAGCGTTAATGGTATTGCTTGGGCACCACATTCGTCTTGCCACATTTGTACGGCAGGAGATGATCATCAGGCATTAATTTGGGACATACAACAAATGCCACGAGCCATCGAGGATCCGATTCTTGCCTACACTGCTGCCGAAGGAGAAGTGAATCAAATTCAATGGGGTGCCACACAACCTGACTGGATTGCAATTTGTTATAACAAAGCAGCGGAAATCCTCAGGGtgtaa